atatatgtatgtatgtatgtatgtatgtatgtatgtatatttataaagttagttGCTCCTATGGATTAAAGGTGATGctagtatattttgtttactttattcttGAATTTGCAGAATATAATCCAGACAAGAGTTTTTTCGCCATAAATGTTTTCAAGACAGAGTTTATGTCTGCCTAAACCTAATTGTAATAAAGCCCAATAAATGACTATTTTATTATGACATTACCAGTAGGATttccacacacacacacacacacacacacacacacacacacacacacacacacacacacacacacacacacacacacacacacacacacacacaaacacaagCACAAACACAAGCACACCTAACACACAcatgtattttgttttgtatataaaatacaaaaatctctagtatgttattttagtatttggtatgtattgataataattaaatatgatttaaataattaaatattatttaataaagcattattttctttgtttataaatgtgtATGTGCCATATTTTTCAGCAAGCCAAAGCTGAACAAGAAGAggaatttatttcaaatacattaatgaaaaaaattcatacattaaaaaaagaaaaagaaatacttGCAATGAATTATGAGGAGGAAGAGGAATATTTGACTAatgatctttcaaaaaaactttttcaagtgaattataattttgtttaacaatattattatttaatattttgtttttttccactaatgtttttaatcaggtttaatttaaaaatttaatttaatattaattttaaattcaccaTTTAGCTGCGCAATGAAAAAGTTCAACTTGAACAAACTTTAGAACAAGAACAAGAGTTTCAAGTTAACAAGTTAATTAGAAGAATTGAACGGCTTGAAGCTGAAACTATTTCAAAGCAACATTTACTTGAACAGGTTGTTTACACAATATCagttatgtatacatataatatacaaataagaTTGGAATTCTTTTAtctaagaaaaaacaataaataaaaaatgttttaaatcgactgaatatttataaaaattagttgtttaattagtttgataaaatctataaattatGTGTCCCTGTTTTTTCAGCATAGCTATTAGCTTATGAAATAATATCTGGGTAAATCttatttcaaatagtttaataaatttgttatcatTTGTAATGGTTTTTTACTTTACcataaatatcttgtttttttccTAAAGTTGTCCAtttgtttcttaacatttttagaATAATCTAGTATAACCAGAAATTAGAAGTGATTTTGAAACTTTCAAAATCTGGTCTGTCTGTTGTGATGTTGCTTCACATCTGTGTTTATAACCATGTATTTGATTGGatataaactctttaaaattttcttatgaCTGCTTTGACTTCGACATTTGAATTTGTTCtgtttaaatgttgaaaatctccaaatgtaattgtaaaatgtaattgaaataGAATGCTAAGTTATGAAGCCATGTAAACTAATAAAGCTAAGTTAAGTTGTAAAGCTAAGTTAAGTTATTACGCTGAGTTAAGTTATGAAACTAAGAAAAGTGGTTCAAACTATTTACTTAAACTACCTcattactaaaatataataataacatttaacaaaatattaaagaaatctCCACCATGTCTTAAGAGTCGTACTTGCCCCAATGGATCAAGTTAATGACTTAGCCACCAACCAAtgtactaatatttaaaatcaaatataagttgatttaaacaaattaatttttctctaaataaataatacagatttcaataattaataaaaatttgaaaagtttcttgaaataatatgatttttcttattttattctcttaaaaatttttttcatagtctatttcaaatatagttttaaaatttaactttaaatattataaagaagCAAGTTAAAGCTATTAAGCTgctgttattatttaaaaaatttagttaacatttatttaaaaacatgtagTTATTAAAGAgtgttaactattttaaaattctatgAATTCTTGAAAATATGGTCTTTCAGTTGATCTCCAATAAAAGATCCAATAAAAACTACcataaactcaatttttttgatttggtactaatttttttttccttgtttgaaatgatttttagtttaaacttacTTGGTTAAAAAGATGTTTCAGAATAGACATTTTCTACCTTCtatggtaaaaaattatattaaaaataatggtttCTCATACAATTTTCTTAatggtatatttttttactatagaaGACATTACTATACCTTACTAAAGATATATCATAAGTTCTACCCTAGATAAAAATTTctactattttttaatagtgtaataaataattagtgttttatttgCTCAAAAATTGCAAAGTCAAAAGTTCAGTCAAAGTTGCATTAGTTCAAAATGGTGTTAGTAAGTTCAAAATGGCGTTAGTTATTTTGACGACTAaggttatttattataacttattttaaacttattttggtGACCTATTTCTGTAGctaaaaacaaattagtttCTTAACTACTAAGATACACATTGGTTGGATCATAAGTGATATAAATATACGTTGCTATGGTGCGGATCATCTGTCAAAATAGAACtggtaattaaaaatataaaagaatcctaaagctttgttttataacgtagaaaaaaatattgatcaattaccattgaaaaatatatagttattgcAAATGGAAATGTATCACATCTATTCAAATAGCTTTTTAATAGTTCATTATCAAATACTGAAATTAAATGCATAATGGCATAGATGTAGTTAGCCTCCCAAAAGAGCAAGTATAGACattaaaagatgtttaagaAATGAGGAGTTCTATAATTAAAACCTTGTGATGAAGTGGGAACAATTGCTCTGCGCATGTAAAGCATGCTCATAAATTGTCTTCCAGGCGTGACGAATAGGGCTCGCTAATTTcagttttgtaaaattataagttaattttataaaaaatattttggtaaaatttttttgctgaattcaaaatatgttaaattaaacAGTATAGTTTGCATATTGCTAAATAATACTTAATACCAACAAAGTATTATTCGTTATAAAGTACATcacacataaatttaaatttaaaattaaaaatctcagTGAAAGAGAGCCATTGGTTTATTTCTTCTAtttcaaagttaaatttatcatgctgtttttttttttaatttttgttgagcTTTATCATATTATCCCTTAACCACACCCTGGTTAAGTTAAACCATTTGAATTTGAATTGCATAAAAgttcatgtaataatatattaaaacttgcaatactttaataaaaatcccAAActttaaatgcttaaaaattaaatttctagcataataatatatttataatagtttataaaactaaaacttcCTTTATAGCTTTTTATAGGTTCTATTACATTCATTTAATAAtgagtattatatttaaaattcaaaaacatcaaataaaattcaaaacgtttgaatataaaatatttaagtgtcaaatataattttacaaactaattatttttacaaatatcttcAAATAGGTCAAGCTTAtgttaaagtatatttattaaacaagttaaagctaaacaaaactaaaaatcagaactataacaaaaattctaaatattaaGTCTCCTAATCTCCATAGGTCAGACATTTTCGAAAAGTCTGATATATGGAGAGCTTTGCCTAATTTGTTAAGTTGGTTTACTGTTTTATGTGTGGTTTATGTGATCTTCAATTGCAGGCCATTAACGACTTCTAATGTCAACTAGAGAGATACGAGcatttatttgatggttatattcaaataaaatttaagtatgtTAAAGTAGttgcaatttcttttatttaaaatatttgatcactGCTAAATTCCATTAGACTGTGGTGATTTGAGgttgtttagttttaaatattactgGTTATTTTGTGATTAATGATAATTGTactttatggtttttaaaaaactaaagatttaaagACCAGACACATTTTACTTAATTATCTTAATGAAAGTGTAATAATATTGGATTTCAAAAATTACCTGGTATAACCTGCATACAATaggcataaaattttttttatgcatagaTTAAGCTACCTAAATTCAAACCCTCAGTCCATGTATGTACTGAAACCCatgcaaatatatatttctgtatAGTGTCATcagaattatttatatatacatagaaattatatacatatttacttttatttgttattattagttaaattcTTATATAAGCACATAATATAATCCTCATATATAGAAAAACGAAAGCAACCGAAAAAGATTGAAAATCTTGctatatttgctttattttttgcttGCATGTTTAACTTATGAAAAATATCaagttgaaaattatttatttaaataagaccttatctaagtttattttaaatacttaaatgtccaagaatttttgaagttaaaattattttgagaataCCTAATAGTCTTTAAAATACACAAATTAAAATGTAGtttgtgctaaaatttaaattttctatttatttattcctCTAATTAGTTGCGTAAAGAAAAAGTTGATCTTGAAAACACTCTTGAGCAAGAACAAGAAGCACTTGTTAATAGATTATGGGTGAGAATGGAAAAACTTGAAGCAGAAAAAAGGTTAAAAGTgtataactaaagttaaaaattttttaatatttaacatgTTGTAAAGTGCtacaatgttaaaataaaattctagaTTGTTGCAGCAGAAATTAGATCAACCCATTTCAGAACCAGCATCACCACGAAAAGATACTGTTTTTGATCTTGATGTTGATAATCTTTCTGACAATGTTAATGCTCTTAGAGATGAAGTTTTACGATTAAGATCTCAGCTGTGTAGTGCTGTAGCAGAGCGTAAGtataataatacttaatttattcataatcgtgtttttttttatttgtttgaaatgaATTAATATCTATACTACTATTGTGTATTATCTATGTAATAGTTTATGTTCCCTTTGtatgtactttttattttaattgtgaactgaaatttttattcttgtatGTAATAAtcatatatgtaatttttttaatgttgcttttgtattttatcttgaaatattttctttttttgtgtattttcaaATTGTGAAACCTTAATGGtgtgtttgtaaatttttttagattccatagtatttaatttgattaacaTGAAATGCACtgctataaataaattagttttgagtatatatattagttgtaaatagtataataatctttatgtgatgttatgttatataataGTAATCTTTATGTGATGTTTGTATAAACAAAGtactttttttgcaataattgcAGTTATTGTACTTAATTACTACATTATTACAGTTATTGTACTAATTTAACTATAATAAAGTGTCATCCTTATTGCGATAAACTCATcaattgttatgaattttttttaaaaaccttaatttaaaactgaatataatGTATCTGACATAATCtgatataaatgaatataatgtATCTGATATTTTTGACATCTTTATATAATGCTATAAATATAAGGATTTTTGATAgaatttataaagaaacttaTAAGAAATTGCATAACTTAAATTCCTAGTATTACctgattaattttaataaaacagcaataaaacaataacttttataaaacaaatatttataaaacttaaattattcttttaaaaatatggtaTTCTAATTTAGGGACTGTCCATTATGTCAACAATATTTCCCCCTATATTGTTGACATAATGGACAGGGggttgaaaatatttaacaattgttgataatggaggtcaaaaaaagatcaaatatgttactttttaagtaggtttaattacttaaaaaaagaaaaaaattcattttaattttttttaaggtaatcAAGTGTTGACATAATTGTATAGAAACTTTGGAAGTTTGACAAGATGTTGAGAAGGGAGAGGGGTAATGTCCATTAAAtatgttaacaattttttgatgatttttattacCCCTCTCCCTTGTCAATATCTTGTCAAACTTCCAAAGTTTCTATACAATTATGTCAACACTTGATTAccttgttaaaattaaaaaaaaattaaaatgaaatttttttctttttttaatatactagtCTATATTCTATTTATATTAGTCTTTAATCTATAAAACtatttctgtttttatattGCAAGTTAAATATGTACTAGCattatctttgtttatttttgtgtgACTATAAATGTAaacacagtttttttatttagtaaaagtaaatactttttattggtttttttttttttcccatgttttttttaatatttatagacAGCAAAACTATGTCTAAGTTTGAAGAGGAAGAAAATCAGCTGAAAGAAGAAAATGTTAGATTGCAACGAAAGCTATTACTGGAGATGGAAAGAAGAGAGCAACTTAGTCGTCAGCTCTCTGAAAGTGAATCAAGTCTTGAAATGGATGAAGAGCGGTACATGTATTTTTtactcttaataaaatttttttttaagaaaataaaatcttatctAAAAGATCATGAAAAAAGTGTAAAAGTGTGTTTTGTGTTTCTCGCAGTGAAATGGCAACTTGTAAgcagagcttttttttttttttaattaatttcacctccccaaggcccagAAGGctactacagacgaggaggctacttaattgtgtttataaccctctctcaaccctataactccgaaacacgaaccttgacaaacaaggccgctgtgctgagaaacaagttgagcacggTACTACCAAGGACATTAACCTgacatttcatttttaatgcttaattttgattttgaatgtTCTTCTGTAGAACCTTAAGACTTGTACgttattttcataatatttacattaagcTAAGTATTTTTCTTGATTAAAGATTTGTCAGAAATgtcaattttttatagttatagcACAGTGTGACAAGTATAGAAAGTGACAATATGCAAGTGATCAGGGCTTCCATCTTGGTCCTACataaataaagtgtttttacaGCTCCAGCTTAACATTAATACTAGCAGGGGTTGTAAGCTAGGGCCCATTGATATAATGTGTAACAAACTCGTAGggatttttgaatattttggtCTGGAAAGTTTTTAGATGTATATAATGAAGTAAAAGAAAGGACACAGGGTACTCAGAGACAATCATTTTAATGGATTGCAGAAATAAAActgtagaaaattttataaaatgtaaaaaaaaagtctgagaATGATTCAGACATGCGCTCGTATTGCTTGGTTGAGCGCAATCCAAAGAAAGTTCTTTACAAAGCTCAATCATATGAGCATATGTTAATTGGTGAGATGTTAGATTTAGAGGACAAAAGAAGTGCAGTGTTAAGTGTTGTAAAGCATATGATATGGAATATGATATGGAGTTTTGGTTTGACTTTAAGACTTTTAGGGCTATATAGAACATGTGGATAGAAATATGGTGGAAGgctcattttgaaaaattgagaaATGAATTGCTTTTCTGTAGTGATTTAAGTTAGTGGACTACTAGTACTGATAAACTGACATAAAATTGACTGTTTAGAGAGCTAAATTAGGCAAGGTTGCTGATCCTTTGCTGAGATATTGAAGGCTTCGGGGGATGCATTAGATAGGGATGATGGGTGAGATATTGATGATGATGGCTAAGATATTCAAAACTTCAGTGGATATGTTTGTTGGGTGTAAGATCTTTGCAAAACACATGAATGTAAAATCCTAATTGATTGGAAGAAAAGTTAAATggtaaaactttataaaaaaagtagatatCGAGGAACAAAATTGCCTAACCAGGATATGGAGAGTTTAGAAAGAATTGttgacaacaaaataaaaagcagtgtgtatttataaataacgtgTTGTTTGTTTTCAGGCCAACAAAAGATATGACAGATGCACTATTTATTGTAAGGCAAGTTCTAGAaagatatagaaaaagaaaaaaaattttgtggatGGCATTTGTGGAtcttaaaaaagcttttgacattAGTGTGTTGGGTTTTTAGgtattaaggttttaaaaaatggctaGTAATAGTATTGGTAGTTATTTATGAAAATGTCGCAACAACAATCAAAACATAAGATAAAGAGTCTTATAGTTTTAGTATGTTTTGTAGTAAAGGTTTGCGTGCATCTTAGTGTTGGTTTACCATTAGAGCTATTCTATGCAGATGATTTATGCTTGTTTGAGAGACAAGAATTAGTTTCAAAGTTTTAGTGTTGGAAAGAATAATGCAAAAAGGTTAAGCATAAACCATGTGGAGTGTGTAAGAAAGGAATTAGAATAAAGTTTATTGGTTGTTATAAGTAGCTTTAAAAGTGTGTAGTTGTAACCGAACATTCAGGTCACAAGTGTTTGGTTACCACTACATTAAGTAAGTCATGTTCAT
This Hydra vulgaris chromosome 04, alternate assembly HydraT2T_AEP DNA region includes the following protein-coding sequences:
- the LOC100197682 gene encoding coiled-coil domain-containing protein 6 isoform X2 → MATSRSLSSSSEALPGASDSDMSADEGGQGNDNRIQSLQQANRVLKMELEMYKLRCKQMQEENKTLRQASVSIQAKAEQEEEFISNTLMKKIHTLKKEKEILAMNYEEEEEYLTNDLSKKLFQLRNEKVQLEQTLEQEQEFQVNKLIRRIERLEAETISKQHLLEQLRKEKVDLENTLEQEQEALVNRLWVRMEKLEAEKRLLQQKLDQPISEPASPRKDTVFDLDVDNLSDNVNALRDEVLRLRSQLCSAVAEHSKTMSKFEEEENQLKEENVRLQRKLLLEMERREQLSRQLSESESSLEMDEERHFNELAAHGGPIAFRDRAISSPVPYPTRPKSPALHSAAGSNPSCFTPPSPMTGNRVSSNVVGNSSPIAKVRQSNSPKWVQQSNVIDRSSSSAGAGIERPKSGQSMSKVLTGK